A single Stutzerimonas stutzeri DNA region contains:
- a CDS encoding monovalent cation/H+ antiporter subunit A, which produces MALALIIALPFLGICLPLLFERFGRSACAFGAGLAPLVALVLLLSKRAAVFGGETEVLTLPWLPELGLNLSLRLDGLGFLFALMILGIGLLVILYARYYLSKHEPMGRFFGFFLLFMGAMLGVVLAENLLLMLMFWELTSLSSFLLIGFWNHRSDARQGARMALAVTGGGGLALLAGILLIGHIVGSYELSAVLASGDLIRANALYPLTLILILLGVFTKSAQFPFHFWLPQAMAAPTPVSAFLHSATMVKAGVFLLARLYPALSDSEWWFYLVSLTGLATLLIGAVMALFQHDLKGLLAYSTISHLGLITLLFGIDSRLGPVAAIFHIINHATFKASLFMAAGIIDHETGTRDMRRINGMLKYMPHTAALAMVASLAMAGVPLLNGFLSKEMFFAETLEQHLLGSFYWTIPALATLASAFSVAYSLRFVHDVFFNGEPIDLPKYPPHEPARYMKIPVEILVLLCLVVGMLPAYTVAPLLAAAVAGSLGGDVPEYSLAIWHGFNLPLAMSFVALAGGLLIYSMRKWAFRWYEGLPRVDSLQVFSLVVSGIAGTARWITERMENGSLQRYLALMLLSSLLLVVYALTPLQSLRGPVALSPLDSITVFGLALLGLASVMTVLFHRRRLMALMVLSVVGLLVALVFARYSAPDLALTQISVEVVTIILLILALFFMPDRTPVESSSLRSFRDLVLAATFGTMVALLAYAVLTRPYDSIASFFLENSVSGGGGTNVVNVILVDFRGFDTLGEIAVLAIAAVGIYGLLHGLRLPHPIRDYGGRLWSTDRHPMVLDTLSRVLLPMALLVSAFIFLRGHNLPGGGFIAGLITAVALILQYISHGVVWAQQRQPFSYHGVAGLGVLIAGLTGLGSWLFGRPFLTSAFGHFHLPLVGEFELATAMLFDLGVYLAVVGATLLILSNLGHVSQDESCKEVV; this is translated from the coding sequence ATGGCGCTTGCGCTGATAATCGCTCTGCCATTCTTGGGAATCTGCCTGCCGCTGCTGTTCGAACGTTTTGGCAGGTCGGCCTGTGCGTTCGGTGCCGGGCTCGCTCCTTTGGTGGCGCTGGTACTGCTGTTATCCAAGCGCGCCGCCGTGTTTGGCGGCGAAACGGAGGTGCTGACGCTGCCTTGGCTGCCCGAGCTTGGACTGAACCTGAGCCTCAGGCTCGACGGTCTGGGCTTTCTGTTCGCCTTGATGATTCTGGGGATCGGCCTGCTGGTCATCCTGTACGCGCGCTACTACCTGTCGAAGCACGAGCCGATGGGGCGGTTCTTCGGCTTCTTCCTGCTGTTCATGGGCGCGATGCTGGGTGTGGTGCTTGCCGAGAACCTGCTGCTGATGCTGATGTTCTGGGAACTCACCAGTCTCTCGTCTTTCCTGTTGATCGGTTTCTGGAACCATCGCTCCGATGCACGCCAAGGCGCCCGAATGGCGCTTGCCGTGACGGGGGGAGGAGGGCTCGCACTGCTGGCCGGCATCCTCTTGATTGGCCATATCGTCGGCAGCTACGAGCTGAGTGCGGTGCTCGCATCCGGTGATCTGATCCGTGCCAACGCGCTGTATCCACTGACCTTGATTCTGATCCTGCTCGGTGTGTTCACCAAGTCGGCACAGTTTCCGTTCCACTTCTGGTTGCCGCAGGCGATGGCGGCACCGACGCCGGTCTCGGCCTTCCTGCATTCGGCGACCATGGTCAAGGCCGGCGTATTTCTGCTGGCGCGCTTATACCCGGCGCTTTCCGATTCGGAGTGGTGGTTCTATCTGGTCAGCCTGACGGGGCTGGCAACGCTGTTGATCGGCGCCGTGATGGCGCTGTTCCAGCATGATCTCAAGGGCCTGCTGGCGTACTCGACCATCAGCCACCTGGGGTTGATAACGCTGCTGTTCGGCATCGATTCGCGCCTGGGGCCGGTGGCGGCCATCTTTCACATCATCAACCACGCGACGTTCAAGGCGTCGTTGTTCATGGCGGCCGGCATCATCGATCACGAGACCGGAACGCGCGACATGCGACGCATCAACGGTATGTTGAAATACATGCCGCATACGGCGGCATTGGCGATGGTCGCATCGCTGGCGATGGCAGGGGTGCCGCTGCTCAATGGTTTCCTGAGTAAGGAAATGTTTTTCGCCGAGACCCTCGAGCAGCATCTGCTCGGCAGCTTCTACTGGACGATCCCCGCGCTGGCGACGTTGGCGAGTGCGTTCTCGGTCGCTTACTCGCTGCGCTTCGTGCATGACGTCTTCTTCAACGGCGAGCCGATCGACCTGCCCAAGTACCCGCCCCATGAGCCGGCGCGGTACATGAAAATCCCGGTGGAAATCCTGGTCCTGCTCTGTCTGGTGGTTGGCATGTTGCCTGCCTATACGGTCGCGCCGCTGCTGGCTGCCGCCGTGGCCGGTAGCCTGGGTGGCGACGTGCCCGAATACAGCCTGGCGATATGGCACGGCTTCAACCTGCCGCTGGCCATGAGCTTCGTGGCCCTGGCGGGAGGCCTGCTGATCTATTCGATGCGCAAATGGGCGTTTCGCTGGTACGAAGGGTTGCCACGCGTTGATTCCTTGCAGGTGTTTTCGCTTGTGGTCAGCGGCATTGCCGGAACGGCGCGTTGGATAACCGAGCGCATGGAGAACGGCTCGTTGCAACGCTACCTGGCGTTGATGCTGCTCAGCTCGCTGTTGCTGGTGGTATACGCCCTGACGCCGCTGCAGTCGCTGCGCGGACCGGTGGCGCTATCGCCGCTGGACAGCATTACCGTGTTCGGCCTGGCGCTGCTCGGGCTGGCTTCGGTCATGACGGTGCTTTTCCACCGCAGGCGGCTCATGGCGCTGATGGTGCTGAGCGTGGTCGGGTTGCTGGTCGCGCTGGTGTTTGCACGCTATTCGGCGCCGGATTTGGCATTGACTCAGATTTCGGTCGAGGTGGTGACCATCATCCTGCTGATTCTGGCGCTGTTCTTCATGCCTGATCGCACGCCAGTGGAGTCGAGCAGCTTGCGCAGTTTTCGGGATCTGGTGCTGGCCGCGACCTTCGGAACGATGGTCGCTCTGCTTGCCTATGCGGTGCTGACGCGCCCCTACGACAGCATCGCTTCGTTCTTCCTTGAGAACAGCGTGTCCGGAGGCGGCGGAACCAACGTCGTCAATGTGATCCTGGTGGACTTCCGTGGTTTCGATACGCTTGGCGAGATCGCCGTGCTGGCGATTGCGGCGGTTGGCATCTACGGCCTGCTACACGGGCTGCGCCTGCCGCATCCGATTCGCGACTACGGGGGCCGACTATGGTCGACCGATCGGCATCCGATGGTGCTCGATACGCTGTCGCGGGTGCTGTTGCCGATGGCGCTGCTGGTGTCGGCGTTCATCTTCCTGCGCGGCCATAACCTGCCGGGCGGTGGGTTCATTGCCGGTCTGATCACCGCAGTCGCCTTGATCCTGCAATACATTTCCCATGGCGTGGTCTGGGCGCAGCAACGCCAGCCATTCAGTTATCACGGCGTGGCCGGGCTCGGCGTGCTGATCGCCGGCCTGACCGGACTCGGCAGCTGGCTGTTCGGCCGACCGTTCCTGACCTCGGCGTTCGGCCATTTCCATCTTCCGCTGGTGGGTGAATTCGAGCTGGCTACCGCCATGCTGTTCGATCTCGGGGTCTATCTGGCGGTCGTGGGTGCAACGCTGCTGATTCTTTCCAATCTCGGTCATGTCAGCCAGGACGAGTCGTGCAAGGAGGTGGTTTGA
- a CDS encoding glycine zipper domain-containing protein, with protein sequence MRNSFFVASFTAVALAIGGCTSNLTGDSYSRDEARTVQTVRYGTIESLRPVKLEGTKTPIGSGAGAVVGGIAGSGVGGGRGSAVAAVIGAVAGGMLGAAAEEGITRAQGVEITVREDDGNMRAYVQEVEPNQVFRVGQRVRIMTVNGTSRIAP encoded by the coding sequence ATGCGCAACTCCTTTTTCGTGGCTTCCTTTACCGCCGTGGCCCTCGCTATCGGCGGTTGTACGTCCAACCTTACGGGGGATTCCTATTCGCGCGATGAAGCGCGTACGGTCCAGACCGTCCGCTACGGAACCATCGAGTCGCTACGCCCGGTGAAGCTCGAGGGCACCAAGACGCCGATCGGCAGCGGTGCCGGTGCGGTCGTGGGTGGAATCGCCGGTAGCGGCGTCGGCGGAGGCCGTGGCAGCGCAGTCGCTGCGGTGATCGGCGCGGTAGCCGGTGGGATGCTTGGCGCTGCGGCGGAAGAGGGCATCACACGGGCGCAGGGTGTTGAAATCACCGTGCGTGAGGACGACGGCAACATGCGCGCCTACGTCCAGGAGGTCGAGCCGAACCAGGTCTTTCGCGTCGGTCAGCGCGTTCGCATCATGACGGTCAATGGCACCAGTCGTATCGCGCCTTGA
- the pdxH gene encoding pyridoxamine 5'-phosphate oxidase, with translation MTQTLADMRRDYTRDGLSEANAPDEPFALFRHWFEDAVQTEQLPVEPNAMTLATVDDEGRPHCRVLLLKALDDRGFTFFSNYESAKAEQLAACPFAAMTFFWPSLERQVRIEGRVEKVSPAESDAYYQVRPLGSRLGAWASPQSRVIRDRAELERLLAETELRFLDRAPHCPPHWGGYRLLPERMEFWQGRPSRLHDRLNYRRVASAWQRERLAP, from the coding sequence ATGACCCAGACCTTGGCCGATATGCGCCGCGACTACACCCGTGATGGCCTCAGCGAAGCGAACGCGCCGGACGAGCCCTTTGCGCTTTTTCGTCACTGGTTCGAGGACGCGGTGCAGACGGAGCAGCTTCCGGTCGAACCTAACGCCATGACCCTGGCCACGGTAGACGACGAAGGACGTCCGCACTGTCGCGTGCTGTTGCTCAAGGCACTCGATGATCGCGGCTTTACCTTTTTCAGCAATTACGAGAGCGCCAAGGCCGAACAGCTGGCCGCCTGCCCGTTTGCCGCCATGACGTTCTTCTGGCCGAGCCTGGAGCGCCAGGTCCGGATCGAGGGGCGGGTAGAGAAGGTCAGTCCGGCCGAATCGGATGCTTATTATCAAGTCCGCCCGCTAGGCAGCCGCCTGGGGGCCTGGGCTTCGCCGCAAAGCCGTGTGATTCGGGATCGTGCCGAGCTGGAGCGACTGCTCGCTGAAACCGAATTGCGCTTCCTGGACCGGGCGCCTCACTGCCCGCCTCACTGGGGCGGCTATCGCTTGCTGCCGGAGCGGATGGAGTTCTGGCAGGGGCGTCCCAGCCGCCTTCATGACCGTCTCAACTATCGGCGCGTCGCCAGCGCCTGGCAGCGCGAGCGTTTGGCGCCGTGA
- a CDS encoding OmpA family protein, protein MNLLKSASLILCLVIAGCSSNSEKPTEIAVVPGPVIDPAWLDAYEPRLKDALKDSRFELERREGVLVVTAPVDASFNPDRPGMLLPVTLGPLSRVAKLVEGDEKTAVVVLGHADSTGPADLNREISRKRAGAVAAIFRLSGLKHDRLRIRGLGSDMPRASNEHQEGRALNRRVEMVLAPQPTLLALIAQYSEVPGEPTQVASAEVAKAK, encoded by the coding sequence ATGAACCTGCTGAAAAGCGCCTCCCTTATTCTCTGCTTGGTCATTGCCGGCTGTAGCTCCAACAGCGAAAAGCCGACCGAAATAGCCGTCGTACCGGGCCCGGTGATCGACCCGGCCTGGCTGGATGCATACGAGCCGCGATTGAAGGATGCGCTCAAGGACAGCCGCTTCGAGCTCGAGCGCCGCGAGGGGGTGCTGGTGGTGACGGCGCCGGTCGATGCATCGTTCAACCCGGATCGTCCCGGTATGCTGCTGCCGGTCACCTTGGGTCCGCTCAGCCGAGTGGCCAAGCTGGTCGAGGGCGATGAAAAGACCGCTGTGGTCGTCTTGGGGCACGCCGACAGTACCGGGCCGGCGGACCTCAACCGGGAGATCAGCCGCAAGCGTGCCGGCGCCGTCGCCGCGATCTTCCGTCTCAGTGGCCTGAAGCACGACCGGCTGCGCATCCGTGGGCTGGGTTCGGACATGCCGCGGGCGTCCAACGAACATCAGGAAGGCCGCGCCCTGAATCGACGCGTCGAGATGGTGCTGGCACCTCAACCAACGCTGCTGGCCTTGATCGCCCAGTACAGCGAAGTGCCCGGTGAGCCGACGCAGGTCGCCTCGGCGGAGGTGGCCAAAGCCAAATAA
- a CDS encoding serine hydrolase domain-containing protein, which produces MQIQGYFDLRFEAVKQTFSDLFEQTQQRGAAVCVKVGGETVVDLWAGVADNAGEQAWQSDTLVNLFSCTKTFTAVAALQLVGEGKLQLDEPVARHWPEFAANGKQRITLRQLLSHQAGLPAIRQPLPPEALYDWDAMTAALAAESPWWTPGDGHGYAAITYGWLLGELIRRVDGREPGEAIVARTARPLGLDFHVGLADSEFHRVGYLTRQKNNFGDAAAQRVFKALTGDPQSMTARAFTNPPSIMNSSNKPEWRRMAQPAANGHGNARALAGFYDGLLRGELLDYELLTEMTREQSVGEDRTLLSHTRFALGCWLDQPEMENATFAMGPGAFGHPGAGGCIGFADPQRDVAFGYVTNTLGPYVLMDPRAQALARAVNQCLG; this is translated from the coding sequence GTGCAGATCCAGGGATATTTCGATCTTCGTTTCGAGGCGGTCAAACAGACGTTCAGCGATCTGTTCGAGCAGACCCAGCAACGCGGAGCGGCCGTCTGCGTGAAAGTCGGCGGCGAAACCGTCGTCGACCTATGGGCCGGCGTCGCTGACAACGCCGGTGAGCAGGCCTGGCAAAGCGATACGCTGGTCAACCTGTTCTCCTGCACCAAGACCTTTACGGCAGTGGCGGCGCTGCAACTGGTCGGTGAAGGCAAGCTGCAGCTCGACGAGCCGGTCGCCAGGCACTGGCCCGAGTTTGCCGCCAATGGCAAGCAGCGGATTACGCTGCGGCAGTTGCTCAGCCATCAGGCCGGGCTGCCGGCGATCCGCCAGCCTCTACCTCCCGAAGCCTTGTACGATTGGGATGCGATGACCGCTGCGCTGGCCGCCGAGAGTCCCTGGTGGACGCCTGGCGATGGCCATGGCTACGCTGCGATTACCTATGGCTGGCTGCTGGGCGAGCTGATTCGCCGCGTCGATGGTCGCGAGCCGGGCGAGGCGATCGTCGCCCGGACCGCGCGCCCGCTGGGGCTGGACTTCCATGTCGGCCTGGCCGACTCCGAGTTCCACCGTGTCGGTTATCTCACCCGACAGAAAAACAATTTTGGGGATGCCGCTGCCCAGCGGGTATTCAAGGCGTTGACTGGCGATCCGCAGTCGATGACGGCGCGCGCCTTCACCAATCCGCCCTCGATCATGAACAGTTCCAACAAGCCTGAGTGGCGGCGAATGGCACAGCCAGCCGCCAACGGGCATGGCAACGCGCGTGCGCTGGCGGGTTTTTATGACGGGCTGCTGCGCGGTGAGCTGCTCGATTACGAATTGCTGACCGAGATGACACGCGAACAGAGTGTCGGCGAAGATCGTACCCTGCTCAGCCATACCCGTTTCGCTTTAGGCTGCTGGCTGGATCAGCCCGAGATGGAGAATGCGACCTTCGCCATGGGGCCCGGCGCGTTCGGACATCCGGGCGCTGGCGGTTGCATCGGTTTTGCCGATCCGCAGCGAGACGTGGCGTTCGGTTATGTCACCAATACGCTCGGCCCGTATGTGCTGATGGACCCTCGAGCGCAGGCACTGGCCCGGGCGGTGAATCAATGCCTCGGCTGA